The genomic window tgaataaaaaagtcaatatccTAGCATCATTGAACCCGATTTTTCCAGACACGATACAAGGAAGTACATAGCAAAGCGAGctacaattaataataatttttaaaaataaataacctcCATTTAGACGAGTATATAAAGCAGATAAACGCATCGTAAAAGGCCAGTAAAGGCCAAGAAAAACCGTTTAAGGATGTTTATGTCTGTATAAAGATTTTTGATTCCGTTGCCTGTTTTAACCGgtttttatgtacaaaaatcattttgttttatGTAATTGACTCATGCCGAGGACAGCTTTTGttatcgttaaaaaaaaagcgTTTACATACGATTGTCGGATGTCTACGGCATGATCATGGAACATTTTTCAGTTGAAACACAGATCGTTTATTTATCGTAGGTTGAAAAGTGTAAAATACGTAGTAAATAATGTAGAAGAAATTACGTAATTGTGTGCTATAGGCAACGCTTTTGTTTACCAAACATTGATAACACTTTTATGTAGAGAAGCTTGGTAGTACTACTACAAATATATCAGTGTATACGATGAGTGGCTAAAGGATGATTAATAGGAGCATAGAGAGAGAGGACAAATTAATAGACACTTTTCTAAGCACTCATTAacgtgaaaaaatatatataatgtaatgaaATGAGACACGAACattattgtatatttattttttttcatccaAGACGCTCGGACTAATAAATTGTTTCTCCTTTCTATCTCCgtctctctctctcactctaGTTTCCTTATAGGCAATAATACTacaacataaattatttttttctgacagATATATATACTATGTAGGAAATAGTTAAATATATCTAAGGACAAAGATTAAGACTATGTCCAGGAGATCCTTgtttcaaatgattttttccatCTAAGGCCCTTGGACTAATAATTGTTGCCTGTCAATGTTTTCCTCTCACTCTAATGCATTGCCTTATCCACCATccttttcaaattatatttgacaGTCGGTCTCGTCAAGTTTTAGTCCAGACTCTTTTTTACTTATGTCATATAAATACGAATGATTTTTTTCATCCAAGGCACTTGGACTAAAAATTGTTGCCTGGCAATGTTTTACTCATGATTTTTCTCTGTTATCCTTGTCAGATTAAGTTGGTTTTCTAAACATTTAGTCCAGGCGTATGTGGAGTCAGAGTGTCatataaattctaatataaGGCACTTGGACTATCAATTATTATCTGCCAATCATTTCTTCTCGCTCTAAAGCTTGTCCATCATCCTTCTCAAATTAAGTTTAACAGTTAGTTTTGTAAGATTTTAGTCCAGACCTCTATGGAGTTagagttttataatttttacgtCTGCCATATAAaatccaatgatttttttatctaaGGCACTTGGACTATCAATTATACTATCTGTCAATGATTTTCTCTCGCTCTAATACATTGCCTTATCAATCATCTTTCTCAAACTAAGTTTGACAGTTAGCCTTGAAAGATTGTAGTTCAGGCGTATGTGGAGTCACagtgttataaattttttgcatatttcatacaaattcaaatgattcttttatcTAAGGCACTTGGACTATCAATTActatttgtcaataatttcctCTCGCTCTAACGCATTACCTTGTCTATCATCCATTTCAAACTAAGTTTCACAGTTAGTCTTGTAAGAACTTAGTCCAGGCGTATATGGAGTCAGAGTGTTCtacttttttacatatttcatataaattcaaATGATTGTTTTATCTAAGGCACTTGGACTATCAATTATTATCTGTCAATGATTTCCTCTCACTCTAATACGTTGCCTTATCCATTATCCTTCTCAAACTAAGTTTGACAATTAGTCTTGCAAGATTTTAGTCCAGGCGTATGTGgtgttatacatttttttgcatatttcatataaattcaaGTGATTTTTTATCTAAGGCACTCagagtaataattaatatttgtcaaTGTTTTCCTCTCCCTCTAACGCATTACCTTGTCCATCATCCTTTTCAAATTAGGTTTAACTGTTAGTTATGTAGGATTTTAGTCCAGGCGTATGTGGAGTCACAgtgttatacatttttatatatttcatatcaattcaaatgatttttttatctaaggcatttgattgtcAATGATTTCCTCTCGCTCTAATACATTGACGGTTAGCCTTGGAAGAGTTTAGTCCAGGCGTATATGGAGTCAGAGTATTATACttctttatatatttcatattaaatcAAACGATTTTCTTCACGTCACCTGAGATTTTAGTCCAAGCGTTTGTGGACTCAAATCCTTATACATTTTTCCATATATCATAGTTGTTCAATTGAAATGACAACTTAGAATCGAATTAAATGAGTTCCTTATCTATGGCGATTGGACTAGTTATTTCAGTAAAGCTTTAGTCCGAGTCTAGTGGATTACTTCTACGTCCtcctattgaattttttaaaacccaaaaaCCAACCATTTACAACATAATAAATGACTTATAATAATAGGCCTCTGTACTTTGTACTCAAGAtgtgtattaaatattttttcttataaaaaattaaaacgcacattattatcatatattagatatacatatgtatttataaaacatacaaTAATGCAATATCGCTTTAAGTGCTTTTGTTCTGGGTCATTTATCTAAATAAATCAACTCACATATCGCAAAACCGGTTTTAATCGGTTTTGAATCCGTAACCGAAAGACTGTCACTGTTGCCAAACGTTGTACGGACAGCAAATTGAACCTCAGTGCCCAAACTCAGTAAAGGTTGGGTGTAGTGCACAGTGGTTTAGTGTACTGTCCAAGAGCATGACAGCATTTCAAACCTCTTCAGGGTTGTAACGCTCCTCAACAAAGACTTCCTCAATCTCAGCCACCAGAGCCTCATCCCAATCGAAGTGAACGTCTGGATCCTGTTCCACAGGTTCTGACCTCAGTACGCCTTTGACATTTCTATAAATTTCTTGCTGAATATCCGCCTCTAGACCAGACGATATTTTACACATGCGTATGTCGAGTTTCTTCAAAGACGAATTAACCTTGAGCGCTTCCAAGATTTTCCTGCCAATATCCTAAAACCGctacttattaaaatttacgcTCTAATATTTCAAGACTGTTCATTTACTTCTCCAAGCCTGTTATTGGACAAATCCAACGTCTCCAATACATCGATCCTCTTCAGCGCCTCGGCTATTTGGAAACCGCCACTCAAACCACATCCAGACATGGAAAGACTCTTGGCAACGCTGTTATGGGccaaagaattaattaaaacgtTGCCCAATTCGTTGGAAAACTGATTTAAATGTACATCCAGGATTTTGATGTTGCATGGTTTTTGTGCCAGGGCGTAGGCCAAGCATAGGATACCCTTAGAACCTGAAATGTgaagaaaagtttaatttataaaattgagtTAAATATACCGTCCTAGCCTATTCTATTGTTGGCCAAATAGGCTTCCATCAATGTGTTTTCCAGGAAAAATTTGGCCAAGGTCGTGGCGCCCCTGTTGCCGATTTTACAATGGGAAAAGTCCAGAATTTGTAAGTCGTGCTTCAGGAGGGATTTTAGGATGATCCGGGTCTTCTCACACTCGATGTCCGAGTTTGTTATTCTGTTAAGTACaaattaagtttgtttaaaaaGGAGGTGTCCACACTGTCTTTAATTTCTAATAAGTGacaatccatttaaaaaataatgtttgattttatatctattttgtCTGGACTAATGTAGTTCTTAAAGTGAAGAAATATGCAGTACGAGTGAGCGGGAAAGAAAATTCGTTGtcatttcaagtaatttttttggtgCTATAGTCCGGGCGTTTTAGGGAAAAAatagagcaattttaaaattggttcaaAGACTTTactgtctttaatttttaatgactaacaatcaattaaaaaaaaaagattttattttgctttatttttttatcttttttgcccGGACTAATATAGTTCTTAAAcgggataaataaataaaacgcaCAGTGTGAGTGAGCAAGAGAGAACATTCGTCGTCATTTTGAGACATTTTTTGTCCCTATAGTCCAggtattttaggaaaaaaatggtTGGCAAGTCCAcactgttatttaatcaatgaatattaatcaattaaaaaaaatattttgtttcgtCTTATATCTATTTTGTCCGGACTAGTATTCTTAACGGGGGGAAATAaatcaaatacatttttgttggTGTTTTAGTCCGGGCGTTTTAGggaaaaaaaagcaattttaaaatagggcCAAAGACTTtcctgtttttaatttttaatgactaacaatcaattaaaaagaaaatattttattttgttttactttttatccGTTTTGCCCGGACTAATATATAGAGCAAAAGAGAACATTTGTCGTCATTTTGAGACATTTTTTTGTCCCTATAGTCCAggtattttgagaaaaaaaaaggtttctattttaaaataggtcCAAAGTCCACACTGTCTTTAAATCAATGaataataatcaatttaaacaaaatatattttgcttCATTTTGTATCTATTTTGCCCGGACTAATATTGATCTTACCGGGCGAAATAAATCAAAACGCAGTGCGAGTGAGCGAGAGAGAAGATTCGttcaatcaatttaaaaaaaaatattttgtttcattttttatcTGTCTTGCTCGGACTAAAACCggacaaataaattaaatacgcaGTGCGttaagagagagagagacaagATTCGTCGCCATTTTGAATAATTCTTTGTCTCTATAGTCCGGgcgtttttttagaaaaaatgctttctatttaaaaatagctCCAAAAACTACACCGCCTTCAATTCTTAATTATAGTAAccattaattaaaagaaaaaatagaatttatgtttttgaCTAATGAAGATCTCAATGAGGGAAATAACTAGTGTGCAGTGCGAGTGAGCGAGAGAGAAGATTCATCAccattttgaatgatttttccGTCGGTTTAGTCTGAgcgttttagaaaaaaaattatttcattttaaaataggCCCAAAGTCCAGATTATCTTTAAATCCTAATGAGTAACAatcaatttaacaaaaaatatattttattttaattttgatcgGACTAATGTTGCTGTTAAACGGGAGGAGAAATAGAACAAGTGCGCAGTGCGAGTGAACGAGAGAGTAGATCTGACGCCATTTTGAATCATTATTCGTCGCTATAGTCCGGGCGTTTTAGAGACAAACAcgttctattttaaaataagttcaaAGTTCACCCTGTATTTCATCTAATGAGTaacaatcaataaaaaaaaaacagtcaattattataatttttttttaccggattaattattttaacgaaattattttttgggaagaaaattaagttaaaataatcaGAATTGAAAATTCCTTTTTTCCTTATATCTACTAcctgaaagaaattaatatttcccTTCTTCCAGGCAGAAAATTTCTTATATGACCACGTCATCAGAACTGGAaatggcctcaactgcctgaaagaatgAAATCATTCATTGCGAGTAAAATCTTAAGAAACTGAAGGTTCTTCCATTGCAAcgttctcaactgcctggaaaaaatcattagttttattcAGCCTTGTAGAAGAGAAATATCAatacttttccaggcagttgaggaacTTTAATGAATTGCAGTTCTGATAACGTCACCAAGATGTCCAATATTGAACCTCTTCTTACCTTAAAACCTTAAGCCGAATCCTCTCAAGCCCCTTGGCGAGCAACTGCACGTCATGCATGCTACAAGTGATAATACTCCAAGAAAAATCTCCTTTGGcataactcttaaaaaaacaaaaaattaaccaacaaaattttaaaataaaaaaactgagaaACCTGTTTAAACCTCAACGACAGCTCAGTTAAGTGCGGAAAACCGGTTGTAACAGCGTTCAGGGGCATTTTATTGGCCGAAGTTTCGGAACTGATCATCTCTTCGATACTGAGAAGTTCCACGTAAGGCCCGAACAAGTCGCAGAGTTCTTTGATCTAAAAATCGGATCAGTTTTGAGTCCATCCAAACTGGATGAAatgtaaaacaaattaaacctTTTCAGGATTATAATCCTCCGGACGTAATCTTTCCAGATAGTCTTTCACATGCATTTCACAATAAATTTTCTTCCATGTTCTTCCTACTGGCCGTTCTGTGCTTATGTCGCTGTATTTTCTGGAGGGTTTCGATCTTTTGCTGCCAGATGCGCTGGATTTCCCGTTTTtgctgcctggaagaaacaaaagaGGACGGAGAGGGATTTCCtgcttccaggcagttgaagcataGATATCCCTTGATTCCCAATTCATAAAGGTGTTAACTCTTAACTGGCGACCATGTATTTGACAGTGCTTACTGCatcctttaatatttatttctaatagtatttttttaaataaaaaatgaatcaGGAAACCTTGCtgtaagttttaataatttttcaagtaaCTGGAACCTTTTTGTGTTAATTCCAGATAGTTGAAGctagtttttaacttttttccagGAAGTCATATTTCCAAGTTGAAGTTTTTAGAGTTGTTTAAACaactgaaattatttttcaatatattttagaCTGTTGAATCCAgttgatttttttctcaaaaaaacattaccttaGTGGTTTCAGGGTCGTATGaagaaaaatcaacaaaaattctGTTGATGTGACCTCAACTActtgaaagaaaatattaatttaattcttccaggACAAAGTTAGAACCATTGCAAAGAATATAGAATTCCTACTCCTACAAGTCCAAATATACCTAGTTGTTCACTGATAAAATCCTCATTAAGCACGTTAACTCCATTACGAACGATATGACTCAAATATCCAAAGTCCTCCTTGATTTTTGCCACTTTTTTAGGCCATCTGATCAAGTAGCATTTTTTCCAGTAGACCTCGTCGCTGATCCTCGGAATGGTGAGCTCTAAAGGTAGAGACTCTGGCAGAAGATCCAATAGTAAAAACCTGTCTTCCAGTAGGATGATTTCGTCCAGAAGGGGCCtttctgaaatatattttattgcattaagTGGATTAGTTGATTGtcattcgtccaggcagttgaagcagaAGAAGGAATTTCAAACCTAACTTTAAGAAGACTGTAGATCTTTCGATGAAATGACTTCAACTTCCCGAATGTTCATTCGTCCAGGAAGTTGGAATTGAAcatggaatttaattttgatggaatgaccttaactgcctggacggaattattaatttctttgtaaGTTGAAGTGAAGGATTCAACGAAACCTATTAAAACTGAATAACATGAGCTGAACTGGGTGCAAATATTTGCTCATCCGTTTTATTTCTGCTTAATCTACACTGACTTAATACAATTGATATTATTCATTAATTGTTGTTAGAGTTCGGGTTTTCCAGGTAGTTACATTCATTTTCATATTTGGCAAAGCTGTCGAAGCTATACTTCTATTTCTGACaggaaatgtttttattttctttatatgttaCCTGGAAAATGATGAAAATATGCTTTGAAAGCAAATATCCAGGTAGTCATTACTACCattaactacctggaaaaaactaaaaatttcattctttcaggcatgattaaaaattttctgataaaattACCTCAACTCAACAAAACATTTAGTGTAACTTTCAATTTAAAACCAGgaattttgaagtattttttttttattccaaacaTTTAAAGTCAGTTCGAGAAAATGATAAACAAGTCGAGAAATTTCGAAGGTAAACACAACAATATTTACCTCAATAAATCGAAAATTTCAGGATAAAATATCGTGACCTGACATTAAGTTGGTAGATATGTaagaaaatgacattttttaaatttatttagctGAATAACTTCTTTGCTAAAATATTCCATACCCTCTAAATgacttagtaaataaaatacacaaCGGAATAAAAATACAAAGTCCAAGTCACTGACAAAGAGGTGTACTAAGTTTATTACACATGTTTCGACCTGGATCAGGGCATAATCAGATCtgaaaataaggtaaaaaatcaaaaacgtTAGCCTAATCGAATATGTATACTTCTAGAACCTAccttctaataaaaattaactactTTGACGTTAAAGTTCtctaaaaaactgaaattattaaaaatactgcaAACAACAACATTGCGTAAGATATTCTGATGATACGGTACTAATGGCTGACATAGAGGTTGCCGTTGAGTTTCAGAATATTATTGATAACATTCAAAGATCATGCTCACACTGTAGAATGAAGATCAACAAATAGAATCAAagattttatgataaaattacctcaaaagcctggaaggaataattaatttcattcttccaggcagttgaagtagaGAATTGACTTTCAACAACACCTAAAGAAGACTGCAGATTTCGTGTTGaaatgacctcaactgcctgaaaaaaaaaaggtttaattcACTCTTCCAGGAATGATTAAAGATTTCCTGATATTATTCAAAACATTCAGTGTAACTTTCAATTTAAGTCCaggattttaaagtaattttttgtttgaccAAACATTTAAAGTCAGTTCGAGAAAATGATAAACAAGTCGAGGAATTCCGAAGGTAAACACAACAATATTCACCTCACTAACTCGGAAATTTCTGGATAAAATATCGTGGATCCGGATACAATCAGTTTTGCTCACAAATCTTGCAAATTACAGTTCTTGAAGCAATACTCGCGACTgcgtttttgaaaataaatgccACACAGTCACTAgttaatttacaaaaacttgtTAAGTAATGTGAACATCAACTTTATCATCGACCTACTCCTGGAAGAAATCATTActtttattcttccaggcagttgaaaaggACCAAGAAGACTAAATAGGATTTCTTGTTGAattgacctcaactgcctggaagaagtgatttatttttttagtccaggcagttgaaactgaGAATGGACTATCAAAGAAACCTTAGGAAGTTCAAATgacctcaactgcttggaataaacaATGAATTTAAGTCCTAATTGAATCAATTAATTACCTGTCCAGTATCGAGCAATACATTCGACGCACAGTTCTGCTAACGTCTTAGGGATCTTTATGTCGCAATTTTCGAAGTTGTAGCTCCTCACTTTTCGATTGTTACACAATTGTTCAATGTAAGGTTTGTGAGGCTCGTATGCTTTCAAGcagtttttgtttattgtacTTGGAACGCGCATTTTAATGAAAAGAATGAGCGATATCGATCAAACTATCGGTAGTAACCAGGGGACTGAATCAAACCAATAAGGTcgttaattaaaatgttttatttaaaattttaatgatatgcCATTAAAAGTTGTAGTTTCTATGATCGATTTGATGAACTTTCCGAATTGGACGTTGAGGTTTTCATCGGATTTTCCTATGGAAACATAATAACTCGTATTATTCACtagaattacaattttaaattctacGTAAAATCATAACAAAATTTGCTGTTGATATTTGACAACCGTCTACGTCACTATAACTCCCAAATTAATGGAATAATCTTTGAAGAATTTCATGTAGAACTACAGATGAAAACAGTAAGTCAGGTTTTACCTAATGCAATATCCACCACACGTATCTCATGTTGATGCAGCTCTTTAGACAGGGGTTGTGTTATACCAATAATGCCTGCTTTACTAGCCGAATATGCCACACTCTTATGACCAAACCggctttaaaaaaatgatttaaagaaATGATGGACTTCATATTTAAATCTACCTGGAAGTGTTGATGATGATCCCATCGGAACTTTTGGCCAACAAAGGAATGCTTAGCCGGATTACGTTGAAGGTGCCCAAAAGGTTGATCTAGAACCGcaacttttatcaaaaaaaatgtcaCAGAAGTTGTTACACTACTTAcatctaatattttaataaattcttgtaaACTATGCACCTCGTTGCTCACCACGTTGAATACGGGGTTGGCACATTTAACTTGGGCACAGTTAATCACCCCATTAAGTTTTCCAAATTTTCGCTCGGTCATTTCTAGGGCGTTCGATGTATCTTTTGCACTAGTCACCTTTGACCAATATCtcaatcattttatttcaaactatTTGGGAAGTTTACTTACGTCAACCAGCATGAACAAAACGCGTTCCttattgtttaaaatgcaaCTATCAGCAAGTGGTCGCAAGTCTAGTATAGTTAAATATGCTCCCTCGGTTAGTAGGAACTTGGATATAGAGTTTCCTATTCCTGAGGAACCACCGGTGATAAGAAACACCGAGTCCTACTCGAGAAAAtgtgtgataaaaaaaaatttaagtttgtaATGGCTTACCTTTATCATAATGTAAATAACGCGTTTGGGAAGAGTGTTAACGTACTGTCTGTAAATGTATGAATGTTGGAATgagatatttttgataataggattttattttatacaggaTGGTAGGAAGTCAATGTTTTgagaaataataaagaatttaactGAGAAGACGGGGAAGAGGAAGAATGTTAAGATTCTTCTTAAATTATCTTTCAGTCTTATTCTGGAAGGTATGACAAGGAAAACAAAGAAAAGGAGAAAACATGGAAATAAGAAGAAGCAGAAGAAGAATACAAATAGGTTTTCTGCTTACTTTGAACTGCGTAGAAgaacttataaattatttaataatggaAAATAAAGTATCGAAATAGAAGATCGAATTTCAAGGATCTAATGGAATAACCTCAATAAATttcattcttccaggcagttaaagaacCTTAAACGATTTATTCTTGAtataacctcaactgcctggaagaaatgatgAATTATCAAAGATGTgacaaaaaaagaaagagaatgAGAAGAAAGGAAACAAGAAGAAACAGAAGGAGAAGAAAAATAAGTGTTTTGCTAATTTTAAACTGACTagaagaaattataaattattcaaaagtaGAAAATTAACTGATTTGCAGAAATCAATAATGATATAAGcagtgaaaaataaaaagaagaagaagaggaataGAGTGAAGATTCTTCATTTCATTCTCCGTTAATTagtcaaaaatatatttttgacttAGTAATACAAAAAAAGGGAAGATATGATCAGGAAAAGAAACACAAGACGGAGAAAAATAGATCTTCTGCTAAAAAAAGCTTATAGGACTTTTCtgatagaaaattaaaaaatacgtttattttGTCTCTTGTCAAATTTTCCTAGGATCATTTTTTAAGGAGCTATTAAAGGAATTAATAATTTGAGGTTAGGTCatgcaaatttctttttttgccataattcattaaatattattgatgagaaaaaatttttggaacgaaaaataattggtttttaattttctacgGGTTTgcttttttgtcaaaaaacacggtgaaatatttaagaaataaagtttatttttaaaataactcacCCTGgatttattttagagaaaaaacttATAGGAGCTTTCTgataggaaattaaaaaatacgtttattttGTCTCTAGTGAAATTTTCCTAGGAGCATTTTTTAAGGAGTTATTgaggaaattattaatttgaggTTAGGTCatgcaaatttctttttttttgccataACTCATTAAATATCATTGATACGAAAAAATTtcaagaatgaaaaaaaattgtctttttaattttttataggtttgctaataaagattttttagtcaaaaaaatacagggtgaaatatttaagaaataaagtttatttttgaaataacccACCCtacatttattttggagaaaaaaCTTGTAGGAACTTTCTGATAGGAAATACGTCTATTTTGTCTCTTGTGAAATTTTTCTATATCTACACCGGGTTTTTGCTTTTCAGTTAAAACGTTGGTGTTGCACCGTGGGGTAATATGCCGCATGAAAATGCAAGTGCGGCATATTACCCCAAGTAGCTCATGGtgattcgtatttttttatcattccaGATAAACACAATGCCACGTTCTTATATTCGGAAAAATAGAAGGGCCCAATGGTCAGAAGTAGATCTTCGAAATGCAGTAAGTGATATTCGTGCAGGCAAAGGGTCGGTTCGGGAAACAAATCGTACTTATAATGTTCCAGTTAGAACCTAATGAGAAGAATGCGTTCCGGAAATTTGGATAAGATGGCATTAGGTCGCAAAGGCTCACTTCCTATGGAATAAGAAGCAAGTTTAgccaaatatatacaaaacatgGCAGTTCACGGCTTTGCTTTAACTGCTCGTGA from Anthonomus grandis grandis chromosome 13, icAntGran1.3, whole genome shotgun sequence includes these protein-coding regions:
- the LOC126743680 gene encoding dynein regulatory complex subunit 5-like, which translates into the protein MRVPSTINKNCLKAYEPHKPYIEQLCNNRKVRSYNFENCDIKIPKTLAELCVECIARYWTERPLLDEIILLEDRFLLLDLLPESLPLELTIPRISDEVYWKKCYLIRWPKKVAKIKEDFGYLSHIVRNGVNVLNEDFISEQLGSKNGKSSASGSKRSKPSRKYSDISTERPVGRTWKKIYCEMHVKDYLERLRPEDYNPEKIKELCDLFGPYVELLSIEEMISSETSANKMPLNAVTTGFPHLTELSLRFKQSYAKGDFSWSIITCSMHDVQLLAKGLERIRLKVLRITNSDIECEKTRIILKSLLKHDLQILDFSHCKIGNRGATTLAKFFLENTLMEAYLANNRIGSKGILCLAYALAQKPCNIKILDVHLNQFSNELGNVLINSLAHNSVAKSLSMSGCGLSGGFQIAEALKRIDVLETLDLSNNRLGEDIGRKILEALKVNSSLKKLDIRMCKISSGLEADIQQEIYRNVKGVLRSEPVEQDPDVHFDWDEALVAEIEEVFVEERYNPEEV
- the LOC126743681 gene encoding ipsdienol dehydrogenase-like; the protein is MIKDSVFLITGGSSGIGNSISKFLLTEGAYLTILDLRPLADSCILNNKERVLFMLVDVTSAKDTSNALEMTERKFGKLNGVINCAQVKCANPVFNVVSNEVHSLQEFIKILDINLLGTFNVIRLSIPLLAKSSDGIIINTSSRFGHKSVAYSASKAGIIGITQPLSKELHQHEIRVVDIALGKSDENLNVQFGKFIKSIIETTTFNGISLKF